The window ctaaataatttttaaaacttGAATTTTCATGTAAATTTCCCTTTATTGTTTTCATCAGCTCACATAAGGCCCAAATCTGAAAGATGAGTCACGGATTACTTGGTCAGACTTCCGAATGacgtaataaaaaaataatatttttatatattaaatatatataattaattttaaattatttttataaattatatatatctaaaacaaattataaacaacttttagtttgttattttttgtcaacttgaggcttaaatatataacggataaATGAAGTTTAAAATAACTTGAAATACGTGTATTCTATGTTATGAGATCTTTTTAacggtatattataaactcaaaacggataAATGAGAAATTTATGATTAAAGTGAACCACTTGAAATGGtttggaagaagataaaagCAAATTAAGCATTCTCATCCAAGAGAGGAAAGGAATGAGAATCtcaactagtttataagtaaatatCATTCACAAGCCTTTAACTAATTACCAGACGAAATGCCCTCTCACGCGCCAGAGGGTGCAATCAAAGCACCATCGAATTAGGAAAACACTCACATGACGTAGACGATGTGAATGCCTCACTAAAATAAGGTCCCTTAGACCGATCTATTTTTgctaaaattattttatatatgaagATTTTATTTAAACATAAGGTCCAAATTGAACCAATCGCTTCAGTCCGAGTTTTataacattgataaaaaaaaaatggaacatGAATTACTTTGTTTATCTTTGATTGGAATacattttacatttttaaatgctttttttttcttttttatttatttattaaagggTCATAATCTCTTATTCAATTTAGGGTTCATAAAATATCACGACCAATCCTATGACCAACCCTATTATTAGTTGATTGTCTAGTGGATATCGTTGGCTTGTTGGTGACGGAAGGTCCATCTGTATCTAGGATGAGCCTTGGATCCCATGTGGTTCTTTTCATGTTACGTCTAATCCTACTTCGTACCTCAATATCCACTATGTTGTAGATATTTGGCTCCCGGGTACTACCTACTAGAACAGTGTGCTCgagtaaaacattttcctaTCCCTTTTGGAACACGTATTCCATTTCTTCTtatcattttaaaaataatagcaACTCATATAACAAAAGAAATTTTCTTTTACCTAATTCTTttcaaaacattttattttccaACACCTAGGTATAATATTATATTGTTTTATACATTAAAGGGACAAGGGCACATTTTGAATATAGAAAATTGACTCAATTCTAGCAAATTCCAAGAGGATCTTTTTGGAACAAAAGCAGGTTCAAACTTTGGAGaggtaaaaaggaaaaaaatgaaaaaaaaaaaaaaaagatttggaATTTAGTACACTCTATCAGTGACGAATACAAGATTATTCAGTTGGGgaggccgattttacacgtggtgtgtaaatttttttgttttttttttgctaaattggtgtctaatagaaaaaattcggATTTAGAGAGCGTCTAATagaccaaaaaaattagaaatttagatttaagaaaAACCTAATGGGccaaatttttttagaaatttggaCTTAGAGATGACCTAAGagcagtggcggatccaggatttgagggaggggggcaaattctatgtaaattttttttagagtaATATTTGTTGCCAagagcaaaaatacccctaacattttgggtgaggagcaattttacccctaacgtctaaaatactATTATAatatacagtcattttttttctttattttgcaccaattgcatatcaatttgttctaaaaaaaatgatataatgttttttataatttaataataaaattggagattaatatttataaattcggtgaattttttgaattttttttgtctaattcgtacaaaagacaatatatttttaatatttttttcacatcaacatatgtttgtgatttgttaacaagctaaaaaattgaaattttggatttagagaggacTTAATAGGACCTGAGCCAATTTTAGATACTAATATAACATCCGAGCTAAATTTCTTGGAAACAACGGGACCGAAATCACCACAACCttaaattttgtagaaacaGAAAGACCGAAACTATTCGTGACCATGATGGTTCCAGCAACCGGAGAAGCCAGGACCCCTGGCCCCCGCTATCTCCGCCCCTGCACCCTGctatagaaaaagaaaattccAGCTATGCCTATTACACAACAATTGCATAAAACCTTACCAAATGGCTATTTAATTTGTCAATGAATATGTTCTTGTGAAGAAGTGTATTTCTTGTACTTGTTTCaggaaaaaaattagaatatttCGGTAGGAATACATTTCACGAATCAATTAATATtacatttacattttttttttccttttacacCAATCATTTTTCATGTACTGATATACAAAACTAACTTGATTGGTTGGTTGAGTGTTTACTCTCGGAGTACTATAAAAAAATTCAGGAAGTTGTGGGAAGATGATATTCAAAGTGAGTTTTGTCTTCTGAATCCGATGAACTCATAACTCGACCAACAACCACCGTGATATCATCAAGCTTTCCACCTGCTCGTTATCAAACTTAATTAGCTTTTGTATCAAAGGATAATTAAAGGATTAATTGTGCAGACGGTCACTGAAGTTCGAGTTAGTTCTACAAATGttattaaactttatttttttaataaaatcattgaaCTTCACATTTGATTTCAGTAAAATCATTTCGATTAATTTATATACAAACAAACTCACCAAATTGTTGACGTGACAGTTGACTGTATACAAGCCGAGCATCATGAAAGACAATAATACGATTTCTTAAAATATTTGTGTGGATTAAAGTGTGCCACATGGCACACTAGTAGCCGTCATATGTCATGTCCCCCGTAAAACTTTGAGATGTCTAGCGTGACTTTGTGCGACATAAACATTCCAATGTGTTATTGTACAAAAATTGGTCGGAATAACTAAGCATAAAGTACAAATTTAGTTCTATAGTTATTGGGGGGAGCGGATTTAGCCTTCACGTATGAAATAGTGCAATCTTAAGTCTAACGTTTTCAAACCTTATAAACGAAACTGGTTTTTTTATTAACATAATTGTGCGATTTCAAGCCCGATAAGATGACCAGAACGCATGGAGATTACAGGCTGgccaaaacatgaaaaaaaaaaacacattctTAACTAATTAGGTTTGAAATTGCATCGTTTGGTAAACGATAGGCTTAAGATTGCATTATTTTCTATGTAGAAGCTAAATTTGTATGTGAAATCAttgattttattgaaagaaaatgcAGTTCACTTATCTTTTGTGAAATAAATCCTAAATttcaagggtaaattacacccatggtcactgaactttacccattttaacattgtggtcagTGAACTTCAATTCCTAACAGTATGGTCACTAGACTTtccactttttaacaccggtggccactcaacatctcaaaacgactgttgacggtatcaaaacaaaaaattagtagagttaatgatattctagggaactttaattcttgaaaattttcgttttgagttTAGGTGTTATTTGGCTAGgaaagaaagtgaatttttagaaaaagaaagctacaaaaaaggtgattttgaaaaataaaaaatgtggtttcatggtaaatgtcgttctagacaactttaatttttgaatattttcattttaaggtcgttaacaatcattttgaggagttagtggTCACctgtattaaaaagtgtaaggTTCTGTgttcataccgttaagaattgaagttcagtgaccacacTGTTAAAATAAgtaagttcagtggccatgggtgtaatttaccctaaatttcAATGATCATCGATACATTTTTACCTGATAACGAAATTCACGATAGAATAACAAATCAAATCATACCTGTAAGCTTCCTCCCCAAAATTTTCTTCCACAAAGGAACATCAAAACCCTGTTGTTAACAAAATGTTTTGAAAGAGTTTACACTTGTCCCAAACACAAAATCTTAGTTGATTAAGAAAACTTCTAGAATGGTCCGGGAGCATTCAGATGATGACACGTCAGCACAACTGCTAATGTATCACCATTTGAGTGGTCGAAGACCCGTCGATCCCGGACGTTGAAAATGGGCTCACCTTGGATCTGGCTTCCAATGCATATGGAGATTCGAACTCGGAATCCGTTGAATGAATGTTTGCTAAGTTAGCTAATGCCTTTGCTAGCAATGAAATTGAATCTCAGTTAGAAAAAACATCAAACATGTTGAAATCTCCTGTAACATAGAAATTGAACAATGAAATCATACCAGCCTCAGCTACAGAAGTGTGCTTGGCCATTGTTGAAACAATCTCCTCGTTGAAAACGTTGTCAAAAAGTCCATCTGAACCCATTACTATGGTGTCTCCCTCCATTAATTCCACTTTGCTAACCTATACGCATAAGATTATTTGGAAATTAGAACATAGCATGACTAATATAGTAGCAATTGGAAAAGGAAATGATAAAATCATACGTAACCCCCTAAAGCTATCCATTTTGGTCACTTTGCCTTCCGAACTTAAAGGATAACCCATCAGCCACTCTAACTCTTTGAAAGTGACATAGCGTGTCCTTATTTGTCTTCAATCAGAAAAAAATTTACCACTCGCCTTTCAGTTGActtcctataaaaaaaaaaaaaaatttacattttaccCCTTCTTAGGGCATATTCTGCAATAGCCTCTAAACTCATACACACTTTTAAATATCATCCCCAGAGGCCATGTTGcaaatttttataaaagcaaaagACACATTGCATATGGGAAGTCAACCGAAAGGCGAGTGGTACTTATGGTCAACATCTTCTCCGATTGAAGAAAAATAAGGGATGCGCTAGGTTACTTTCGGAGAGCTAGAGTTGCTAATGATTTGTCCCTTAAGCTCGGAGCGCAAAGTGACCAAAATGGTCAACTTTAGGGGCTCCGTATGGTTTAGGCTTAAACTGAATCAAACCATTTTAGATAAAGAATGATCATACCATTGCATCAATGTATGTCTGGCCAACCATTTCTGAGCTTAATTGGTATGGACAATCAAAATAATGCTCTTGAGGTGATGACGCAAAAATAATTTGACCTGTATTTATAGCAAGTGCTGAATTGCTTTCTCTTATTTCTAGAGTAAAACCAAAAACATAGAATCCTGATGAACCTATGAAGCACTGACACGGATTCATATGGTACAAATACAAAAacaacatttttaaaaatatgagATACGGGTCCGCGGGGACCACTGTTATCAAACTCAGAGACACCAATCACTCGAATTCTGATCCACGAAGAGTTTATTCTGCATTCCTCAAGTGTTCTCAAAATGTCCTCATGTTAAAGAAAAGACAGTTTTGGCTTGTCTGTGTCCCAGACACATATATATTAACCTCTTAAAAGTGTCGGGGCTTCGTAATTAACAACAGAAAGCTGAAAGAGAAATTTCTGTGAAGTAGCATACATACCTCCACGGATTATTCTAAGTCCACAATCTCCAACATTGGCAATCTTTAAGATTCCATGTTTCTCCAGCATGGCAACAATTCTATTTAACCAACCATACTTCACATGTCAATAAACTATAGATTAGATTATCCACCAGAAAATGGATAAAGGGGATATGATACTAACGTTTTTGAAGAAGTGCGGATTTAACCTTCACATATGAAAGAgtgcaaatttaatcctaacgtttcaaagcaagatcaattttagccctaTGTTAccgaaattttgaaaaagctggtttgactgttatttaatggTCACATCAGTtgttccaaacaagtttgtcgataaactgaaccagtttcataattttttgttggttatttgtaactatattcgTAACACAGTAAACATTTTATACACTTTTAAAactgtgattaatttatatgtggaAGACTTAGttgttaacattttaaaacacaATCTTTGTAAATGTGTTAGCAAGACCTtaatatcttagacataattaatatttggaaGATTCGATGTGACAGTAATTAATATTTGGAAGATTCGATGTGACAGTTATTTCAAACCAGCCTTTTCAAAATTTTCAGTAACATATAGCTAAAACTGATCTTGCTTAGAGACGTTGTGGTTAAATTTGgaccattttatacgttagggCCAAATCCGCACTTCACCGAAAACTTTAAGGTTAAATTTGATTGTTATCCCATGGATAAAGTGTAAAATTTGGCCCTTTAAATGAACTTTAGTCTAGACATTTTTAGTCAAATTAGTCCAACAATAACAGTCAGTTTTCTAATATTGACATAGCTGATTAAGGGCATGTTTAGTTTAAAGTTGTTCAtattactgtttgttgttgttattgttagttgtttattatttgttattattggTAGTTAGTAGaaattagttgatttttcttccaaaatagcTATCAGTTTtgagtaaaaaaacaaaaacaaaaaaatctaCAAAAAGGAGAATCAAACCTGCACTAATTTGAACAAAATGACAAGTGAAAGACCAAATTGGTAAGTAAAGATCATTTTTGGTAAATTGATTATGCAAGTAAGTTGAATGCCAAATTGAGGCTTTACTGTAACGATCTGGTATTGAGAGGACCGTGTTAGGGTGCAATGAGAAAGGAACCACCTTAAAGGATGAAGATAGGGGAAAAAATGAATTGAATCGCACATCGGAAATGAAAAGCAAACGCATTTTAAATCTCTCAGTCGCAATAGTTGGATTTCAATCAAAGTGCACAATATTTATATTGTATTGGACAAGAAAACTACATATGAACTTACACAGTAGCTGAACCTGTTGAAGAAGTAGCAGCATGTGCTTTTTTTAAGAGAATCTGGGGTTCATAGTTCACCTGCTACAAGTGAAATTTGCAGGTATCACACTAAGTTAATCAACTTTATCAGAAGCCAAAATATTAGGATAAGTTTAGCTCTATGATTATTTAGGGAGAATAATTATAGATCCAAAGTATAAAACCCTATAATATTACCACTAAATTTTGTAGATTGAACAATTTCAGACTCCACTAACGACAGATCTAACAGAAAGCCATTTTCCATTAATTTGGTTCCATGTTTGCACCATCTTAGCTCTACCAGCTTTCACGTGGTGGAACCAAAAGTTAGTGCTAAATTTGTATGTGGAGCTATGTTGCATGGATACGAACACTGAGACGGAAACGGACACcagaaacgttatttctaaaacataaccttcataaaatagccttCAAAAGAAGGCGGACAGAACACGAAACGTGTAAACACTGCTAAAAAGAGGAGTGTACGTGCAACATAAGTGGAGTGCAAATTTGTACTCACCAATGGTCATGGACTAAATTTATACCTTAAATTGCACAAACATGACACCAAATTAATAGAAAATTGACTTCTGTTAGATCAGTCTGAAATCATTCCATCCACCTATTTGCACAGAAACTCTTCTTCATTGGCGTTTAAGCATTCCTTATCCGCTTCCGTTTTAGTTTCTTTTGTTTCTGATATCGTATTTAATGAAGGCCTGGACAAGTGGAACAATAAGGAGCTTTAGACAAAAAGCATAACCACCAAGACACGTGTCCCAATCACAAGACTGGATTCCAAAGTTACGCTCTTAATCCCTAAGTAGCGTCACAATTTCCGGTAAAGGGAAGACATGCACAAAAGCGCACGGAATATACAACACGTGGAAAGCTACTCAATAATAGTTACTTTtcatttatctataaatagtcaTTCATAATACTTTCTACGTAATAAACACACTGACTTAAGCATCTGAGAAGGGACGCAGTCCCCTCTCTGAGGGTTTGTTCATTCTATTCAGGTGATTTCAGCTCAGCTTGATCAACCTATTCCGTAGATTGACGAACATCAGTTTCCATTAGCCTTTCCTAGCTATAACTTTTTAGAAGTAACGTTTTTCAAAGTCCGTTTCCACTACGGTTTCAGTTTCAGTTTCCGTTTCTGTGCAACATAGTCATTCACAAAACGTTAACACTAACATTACACGGTTATGCACAGTCTTATCCCCAGTAACTAATCTTATCcccaaaatatataattttatgaagaaataaacaaaaacGATGACACAAACCTCTTCATCTCTCAGAAAAGACAAAGCATTAGCCATTAATTCTCGAGGAAACAATGAAGGATCCACATTCTCTTCAGCCCAACTACCAATAAATTCAAACAGAATCAAAACAAGCTGTCCAAATCATTCAACACACAATAATAAAATTGCTATAACAAACATATGAATTTCATACCCAGATACTCCATCAGCAACAGCAATAACTCCGCCATTGTAGCTGCTAACAAGAAGTGCATCTTCTCCGCCTCTTTCAATCTATCACAATCTTAAGATCAATTCGAACTAAATTATACTGAAAATTAAGAAATTGAATGTCTTATACCTTGTTCGGATGTGGAATGAGGTGAGTTCCGACACTAAATTGAAAAGAATTAGCTAACTGAACAGGATTGAGTTGAGATGAAGGTAAACAGAAGCAGTTGTTCTTCCTTAGATTGCAATTTCTGGTTGGATTAGGAACTGAGGAGCAAAATAAAGGGTGGGTAGAACATGAAATTGAATCCCGCAGAATGGGAATTGCCATTTCAGGCTCTCCTGCTGCAACTTTGCCGGATTGAAGTGTTTGAGGCTCGAAATAACTTGAACAGACCTTCTAAGAGTTAAATATTATACTTATCGATTTTCTCTCAACAGCACCAGTGGTCTAGTGGTAGAATAGTACCCTGCCACGGTACAGACCCGGGTTCGATTCCCGGCTGGTGCAAGttcgtttttaaattttttaagatttcttttttcttttattcccGCAAAAATTCATACCAGGCTCATCATGATTCTATTTTTGTGGATTTTGCtccttatttttaatttcaatatattattaagcctttaattttttatttgtagtCATAtttaacgttttggatcaggaataattttacgcctaacgtctaaaattgtgtaattttacccctaacgttgataaattggatcaatttcagacattattataaaacacatttACTTTTGTTCCGTATTCTGTagcaattgcataacaatttgttctaaaaaaggatttcatgttttttataatttaataataggattgaagattaatatttataaattcggtgaattttttgaatttttttatctgtaTCGTACaaaaagatagtatattttttcacatcccgacatatgtttgtgatttgttacggATAAAATGACgcaagtgtagatgacaagattcatgaccgaaaagacaatttaatgaattatttccaaattgacccaatttatcaacattaggggtaaaattgctcatgacttccaacgttagaagtaaaattgcacaaatttagatgttaggggtaaaattactcctgactcaaaatgttaagagtatttttgtaccttaaccctTATTAGAATAATcaattttgaatataaaaatcGGTTAACGGAACGTATTCATTTCATATGATTCGAAATTTACAGGAAAAGAAAATAACCTCCAATATTGAcagtaaaaaataatttcaCTTTTAACATTCAAAATtagggatgacaacgggtaAGGTACCTGCGGGTAATGCCAATTTCAAACTCTTAtccatttaatttttaattactcGTACCCGTCACATTATCCTAACGAATATACTTTTTacatctcatacccgtcccatttaattcgcgagTACCCTTATTCGTTAAGAACCAAtgcataaaacaaaaaatattacaaatttaacaaagtataaacttaataaatcatccatctaaaaattgaataaattgaactttaatcaataaaaataaagtagcttaATGGTCTCACCTAATGGTTGAATAACAAAAAACTAAGTTGTTAGTTGAGGCACGAATTTCCTAATCAATTTATCAAAGCCCACATCCTATTATCGGCTCGACAGGAGCTTGCCAACTAGTAGTCTACATGGACTAATCATGTTATGAAAGGACATACGGTGACATCTAGCATCTCACTCCAATAAAAACCCAAAGTCAGTCATCTTGCGTGTAACGTCGATGTAACTGTGTTCCAAGAAGGGGGATACTCCTCAATCGACTTTTTGCTTAGGAATAACGAGGGCTCGTGCATTTACGCTCTCCATGCTCCATTAGATGGTTTCTACAAGCATGCCCTACCTGAAGCCATAACCAGTCGTGAAACATTATAATGGATCAAGACCAACAATTACAACAATGTCTTTGTTCGCTCGGACTGCTCATCTGCAGTTCAAGCTATCAGTCAGACATCTCACCAGCTATCGTGTTTATATGATGTGATCTCTGATTATGTCTTGTTAATTAGAGAATCAGGAAATGTTTCATTTTGTTTTGTTAAACGTTCAACGAACTCTACGACTCATTATCTTACCCGAGCTATGAGTTCTTTATCTATTCGTTGAGGGAGGGTTTATCTCCCtccatttttacttttttttttcttttttttttgttgattccAATTAATAAAAGCGATTTTCTTAAAAACTAATCACCAAGTATATGTCTTAAAAATAAAGGTTTAAAtccattaaaattaaaaattagagaCCTTAGATAACTTatgaagtgtaaatgacaagatttatgaccgagaagacagtttggtgaattatttctcaaacggactcaaattatcaatgttaagTTAAAATTATTCTTGACTACAAACGTTACGGATAGAATTACATAATTTTAAACGTTGGGATAAAATTACTCATTTTTACACCTTTAACCCTTAGATTTATTTTGGATCGTCTCTTACCTACTTGCGACTTGCGAGtcttattttatctttttcgACGACATCTCTAGCCATGAATGCTACCTCCATCTCTACTGCTGCTCCTGATCTCTCTCAaggtgatttttctttctcaaaaataaaattatagcaTCTCTATTATGATCTTCATCAATCTGATTCATGTTGCAGATAACAACAGCGGAAGCGATTCCGACACAAATACTGATGTAGCGCCTCCGGCGGCTGAATACTACCAGCCGATCTCATCCATGGATGACGACGATGACTCGAGCCATGCCAACTCCGATGAAGAACACCGTAGTGATGTTGTGGAAAATGGAATTTCGTCTCTTCATCTAAACGGCGACGTCGAGCAGAAGATGAGCAGCGAcgatgaggaggaggaggaggaggaggaggaggagagaattGGAGAGGCGGATGATTCGGCGATTTCAAGGGCTTTTAGAGAGGATGAAAGTCGAAGAAATGCGCCTTTGTCGGCGGAGAATGCAACGCGAGTTAGGGAAGCAATGCGTGGGATCTCGTTTGGAGGATCGGTTCCTGATTGGATCGGTCGAGTTCCTGAGGATCAATGGCTCAATCATCTGCGCGGTTTGAGAGAAACGACCACCCAATCTTCCAACTTCCGgtgaaatttaatttgtttgttgatGCTTTGGATGTATGGATTGTTGAGATCTTGAATGCCTAGCAAAGCAAATGaaattaactttatttttcaGTGGAAGTACTGCTAATTTCAGTCATGAATACTTAACCAGTGAAGTTAATTTTGTGTTAATTAGTTCTATAACATGATTGAAATTGAATTAAGCAAAAAGAATTTTGAGATTTATGAACATTTTGATTCGTTTAGCACAGAAAGTTGTGTATTTTTGTGGATTAAGTCGTCAAAATAGTTTCAATGTAAaagttttgggtaaattacaccgaTGGCCTCTGATCTTTACCCATTCAAATTTGAACAtttcattaattaaaaattattattgtcCCATACATATGTATTTTGCAAGTTTTTAAAGACAATATAGTCCACACATACAAAACATCACAATTAGAGTAAT of the Euphorbia lathyris chromosome 7, ddEupLath1.1, whole genome shotgun sequence genome contains:
- the LOC136201125 gene encoding probable protein phosphatase 2C 26 isoform X1, translating into MAIPILRDSISCSTHPLFCSSVPNPTRNCNLRKNNCFCLPSSQLNPVQLANSFQFSVGTHLIPHPNKIERGGEDALLVSSYNGGVIAVADGVSGWAEENVDPSLFPRELMANALSFLRDEEQVNYEPQILLKKAHAATSSTGSATVIVAMLEKHGILKIANVGDCGLRIIRGGQIIFASSPQEHYFDCPYQLSSEMVGQTYIDAMVSKVELMEGDTIVMGSDGLFDNVFNEEIVSTMAKHTSVAEAAKALANLANIHSTDSEFESPYALEARSKGFDVPLWKKILGRKLTGGKLDDITVVVGRVMSSSDSEDKTHFEYHLPTTS
- the LOC136201125 gene encoding probable protein phosphatase 2C 26 isoform X2, which gives rise to MAIPILRDSISCSTHPLFCSSVPNPTRNCNLRKNNCFCLPSSQLNPVQLANSFQFSVGTHLIPHPNKIERGGEDALLVSSYNGGVIAVADGVSGWAEENVDPSLFPRELMANALSFLRDEEVNYEPQILLKKAHAATSSTGSATVIVAMLEKHGILKIANVGDCGLRIIRGGQIIFASSPQEHYFDCPYQLSSEMVGQTYIDAMVSKVELMEGDTIVMGSDGLFDNVFNEEIVSTMAKHTSVAEAAKALANLANIHSTDSEFESPYALEARSKGFDVPLWKKILGRKLTGGKLDDITVVVGRVMSSSDSEDKTHFEYHLPTTS
- the LOC136200443 gene encoding uncharacterized protein, which translates into the protein MNATSISTAAPDLSQDNNSGSDSDTNTDVAPPAAEYYQPISSMDDDDDSSHANSDEEHRSDVVENGISSLHLNGDVEQKMSSDDEEEEEEEEEERIGEADDSAISRAFREDESRRNAPLSAENATRVREAMRGISFGGSVPDWIGRVPEDQWLNHLRGLRETTTQSSNFR